A region of the Pseudomonas sp. J452 genome:
ACACTACGGCCTGCGTATTCCCGTGTTGCGCCGCTGCGACAGCGGGGCCGAGCTGGATTGGCCATTCGAGGCCGAGCAGGTGGCGCACTTCCTGCGTTAGTGCGGCCGTGGTGACTTGAGTGCTTGATATTTAAAACGGGTGATGCGTATTTTGTACGCAGAGCAGTACAGACCCCGTGAATAACAAGGACAAGAGTCATGACCACCGACGGCCGCAGTTCGCTCCAGGAGCGCTTGACCGGTATCAACGAAGTCGAATGTGTAACCCCGGACCTGAATGGTGTGCCGCGAGGCAAGGTCATGACAGCCGAGGGTTTCCTCGAGGGACGTCGGTTGCAACTGGCCCGTGGCGTAATGCTGCAATGCATCATGGGCGGTTACCCGCCCGCACGTTTTTATGGCAGTGATGATGGCGACCTGCAGCTCAGCAGCGCGCCAGAGCGGGTGTTCCGTTTGCCCTGGAGCAATCCGCCAAGGGCTATGGCGATCTGTGATGCGGACGAGCTGGATGGGCGCAGCTCAGGGTTGTCGACCCGTGGCCTGCTCAAGCGCGTCCTGGCTGCTTACGCCGAACATGGCTGGGAGCCGGTGGTGGCCACCGAGCTGGAATTCTTCATCTTCGACAAGCACAGCGACCCTCAGCAGCCATTTCAGCCCCCTGTGGGCCTGGATGGGCGCCGCGAGAGCGGTTGTTCGGCGTTCAGTGTGTCTTCTGGCAATGGCTTGCGGCCGTTCCTCGATGAGGTCTACAGCAGCATGGCGGCCCTGGGGTTGCCGCGCGATACCTTCATGCATGAAATGGGCGTCAGTCAGTTCGAGATCAATCTGCTGCATGGCGATGCCTTGCTGATCGCCGACCAGACCTTCCTGTTCAAGCACCTGCTGCGTGAGGTGGGGCTCAAACATGGCCTCAATGTGGTGTTCATGGCCAAGCCGCTGGCGCATACGCCAGGCAGCTCGATGCATATCCATCAGAGTGTGGTCGAGCAGGTGGCAGGGCGGAATATCTTCACCGATGCCGCCGGCGAGGCGACACCGGCTTTCTATCACTTCATCGGTGGGCAGCAGGCGGCACTGGCCGAGTTTGCCTTGCTGTTTGCGCCCAACGTGAACTCCTACCAGCGTTTCTGCCACCCCTATGCGTCACCGAACAACGCCTGCTGGTCGAATGACAACCGTGCGGCGGGTTTGCGCATCCCGGCCAGCGCACCGGCGGCGCGGCGGGTGGAAAACCGTCTGCCGGGTGCGGATGCCAACCCTTACCTGGCCTTGGCGGCGAGCCTGGCTGCCGGGCTGCATGGCCTGCGCGAGCAGGTGCAGCCGACTGCACCGATTCAAGGGGAGTTCGAGGTGCCGGAAGGGCAGAGCCTGCCATGCACCCTGCATGCGGCCCTGGCGCGCCTGCAAGGCAGCCAGTTGGCGCGCGAGTGGTTTGGTCAGGAGTTCATCGAGGGCTA
Encoded here:
- a CDS encoding glutamine synthetase family protein, with the protein product MTTDGRSSLQERLTGINEVECVTPDLNGVPRGKVMTAEGFLEGRRLQLARGVMLQCIMGGYPPARFYGSDDGDLQLSSAPERVFRLPWSNPPRAMAICDADELDGRSSGLSTRGLLKRVLAAYAEHGWEPVVATELEFFIFDKHSDPQQPFQPPVGLDGRRESGCSAFSVSSGNGLRPFLDEVYSSMAALGLPRDTFMHEMGVSQFEINLLHGDALLIADQTFLFKHLLREVGLKHGLNVVFMAKPLAHTPGSSMHIHQSVVEQVAGRNIFTDAAGEATPAFYHFIGGQQAALAEFALLFAPNVNSYQRFCHPYASPNNACWSNDNRAAGLRIPASAPAARRVENRLPGADANPYLALAASLAAGLHGLREQVQPTAPIQGEFEVPEGQSLPCTLHAALARLQGSQLAREWFGQEFIEGYIASKTLELSSFLDEITPWERRVLAGQV